A genomic stretch from Canis lupus familiaris isolate Mischka breed German Shepherd chromosome 17, alternate assembly UU_Cfam_GSD_1.0, whole genome shotgun sequence includes:
- the LOC111090630 gene encoding histone H3.v1-like isoform X1: MTSPALTVELNPNNLSLQKNGPDPMSTRGGRVAQWPRQRLWSQSNLSPNSGTSCDFGYKTYICSLEKRKKKEEEEEEEEEDEDDEREEGRKEGRKEGRKEGRKRKEEKERKDEREGKKEKKF; the protein is encoded by the exons ATGACCAGCCCTGCTCTGACAGTGGAGCTCAACCCCAACAACCTGTCCCTCCAGAAAAACGGGCCGGACCCAATGTCAACTAGGGGAGGCCGTGTGGCCCAGTGGCCCAGACAGAGGCTCTGGAGTCAGTCAAACCTGAGTCCAAATTCTGGCACAAGCTGTGACTTTGG gTACAAAACTTATATATGCTCattggagaagaggaagaagaaggaggaggaggaagaggaagaagaagaagatgaggatgatgaaagagaggaaggaaggaaggaaggaaggaaggaaggaaggaaggaaggaaggaaaaggaaggaagaaaaagaaaggaaggatgaaagagaaggaaagaaggaaaagaaattctag